In a single window of the Desulfovibrio sp. ZJ209 genome:
- a CDS encoding DGQHR domain-containing protein yields MATMVRTNFIKMIYNAVPCEQNKKKFYLSIMPSDVLSEYSVVSRRDEDASGKGFQRLLNETRAREIAKYMREQNGVIPSALILSAQPNSNFTYNKSNSTIEFYGVKGAFLVIDGQHRLYGFKLAKKTYYVPVVIFDNLKTSEEVKLFIDINTTQKGVPAALLLDIKNLAGTETKTEERQRILFDRLNEASVLKGKFSSSRSAAGKISRSLFNASTTSIFTSGQLSNESDDIIFKAVSNFITAMSKILDKSNNSSVKLYKSIYFRASFGLFHEACEVVLNEYSNLKVSSFLDILEPISTLSFDTYTGSNNSTITKLQNDMRTAIHQSRRKAIDEDMF; encoded by the coding sequence ATGGCTACTATGGTTCGCACAAATTTTATAAAAATGATCTATAATGCAGTCCCCTGTGAACAGAATAAGAAGAAATTTTATTTGTCAATAATGCCAAGTGATGTTTTATCGGAGTATTCGGTTGTATCGCGTAGAGATGAAGACGCATCAGGTAAGGGATTTCAGCGCCTACTTAATGAAACAAGGGCAAGAGAAATTGCAAAATATATGAGAGAGCAAAATGGTGTCATTCCATCAGCTCTCATTCTTAGTGCACAACCAAATTCTAATTTTACATATAATAAGTCAAATTCGACAATAGAGTTTTATGGTGTAAAAGGTGCATTTTTAGTTATTGATGGTCAACACCGTTTATATGGATTTAAGCTGGCTAAAAAAACCTATTATGTGCCAGTTGTAATTTTCGATAATTTAAAAACTTCGGAGGAAGTTAAGCTTTTTATTGACATTAATACAACGCAAAAAGGTGTTCCTGCAGCTTTATTACTTGATATAAAAAATTTGGCCGGTACTGAAACAAAAACTGAGGAAAGGCAGCGAATATTATTTGATAGACTTAATGAGGCTTCGGTACTTAAGGGTAAATTTTCATCCTCCAGGAGTGCAGCAGGAAAAATATCTCGTAGCCTCTTTAACGCCTCAACGACTTCAATATTTACTAGTGGACAACTATCAAATGAATCTGATGATATTATATTCAAAGCTGTTTCTAACTTTATAACCGCTATGTCAAAAATTCTTGATAAGTCTAATAATTCATCAGTAAAGTTATATAAAAGCATATATTTTAGAGCCAGTTTTGGTTTATTCCATGAAGCGTGTGAAGTTGTATTAAATGAATATTCTAATCTTAAGGTGAGTTCATTTTTAGATATTCTTGAACCGATATCGACATTATCATTTGATACATATACGGGTTCAAATAATTCAACTATTACAAAATTACAGAATGATATGCGAACCGCTATTCATCAAAGTAGGCGTAAGGCAATAGATGAGGATATGTTTTAA
- a CDS encoding GNAT family N-acetyltransferase, whose product MKLLFDLLAPNMDRGGFTCGEPVLDAYLHKQAGQDMRRGYATVIAARQATSPEKVVGFYTLSAASILLTSLPNETARKMPRYPAVPAIRLGRLAVETSQQGQHIGSLLVLDALRRACRNELAWAVFLVDAKSKRAAVFYEKFLFQRFHENPLALWMLRKNAEIIIKQS is encoded by the coding sequence ATGAAGCTGCTGTTTGACCTCCTAGCTCCAAATATGGACAGGGGCGGCTTTACTTGTGGCGAACCAGTTCTTGACGCCTACCTGCACAAGCAAGCCGGCCAGGATATGAGGCGTGGCTATGCCACAGTCATCGCCGCGCGGCAGGCCACGAGCCCCGAAAAGGTCGTGGGCTTTTATACCCTTTCGGCGGCATCCATCCTTCTTACCTCCCTGCCTAATGAAACGGCCCGCAAGATGCCACGCTATCCAGCCGTTCCCGCAATTCGCCTTGGACGATTGGCTGTGGAGACATCGCAGCAGGGGCAACATATCGGGAGCCTACTTGTTCTGGACGCTTTGCGTCGGGCCTGCCGAAACGAGCTGGCTTGGGCCGTTTTTCTGGTTGATGCCAAAAGCAAAAGAGCGGCAGTATTTTACGAAAAATTTCTTTTTCAGCGTTTTCATGAGAATCCATTAGCACTTTGGATGCTCAGAAAAAACGCAGAGATAATTATAAAGCAGTCATAA
- a CDS encoding TAXI family TRAP transporter solute-binding subunit: MRKTLFKLASFACAIFLAQGAGAAEKLELNAASGNQGGVFYVGMGAVGKAIMQDNPDIDYTMFPSAGLSNVLRVQKGQSGIGVVQSNNAHMAVKGDAPFKGVQDKVMGLANVNTRAHTHIAVREDSGITSLEDIRDKKLPVRININPVGGNNELLPRRIFEEYGIGWKQLKEQGAKLYPLSIPDSIDMMKDGRIEVDVYHGEEPAFKYNDILSTTPIRFLPVDEEILQKLAREFGGEVTEFSETAYDGKVKGLRGLTTHTELIVNADMPEDLVYRITKAIMEHRDDIATAVPLWSTLNLEDAPNTAAPLHPGAARYYREKGVLK; encoded by the coding sequence ATGCGTAAAACCCTTTTCAAACTGGCGAGTTTCGCGTGCGCGATTTTTCTGGCGCAGGGGGCGGGCGCGGCGGAAAAGCTCGAACTCAACGCCGCCAGCGGCAACCAGGGCGGCGTGTTCTATGTGGGCATGGGCGCCGTGGGCAAGGCGATCATGCAGGATAACCCGGATATCGACTACACCATGTTCCCCTCGGCGGGCCTGAGCAACGTGCTCCGGGTGCAGAAGGGGCAGTCCGGCATCGGCGTGGTGCAATCCAACAACGCGCACATGGCCGTCAAGGGCGACGCGCCGTTCAAGGGCGTGCAGGACAAGGTCATGGGCCTCGCCAACGTGAACACCAGGGCCCACACGCATATCGCCGTGCGCGAGGACAGCGGCATCACTTCACTGGAAGACATCCGCGACAAGAAGCTGCCCGTGCGCATCAACATCAATCCCGTGGGCGGAAACAACGAGCTCCTTCCCCGGCGCATCTTCGAGGAATACGGCATCGGCTGGAAGCAGCTCAAGGAACAGGGGGCCAAGCTCTATCCCCTCTCCATTCCCGATTCCATCGACATGATGAAGGACGGCCGCATCGAAGTAGACGTGTACCACGGCGAGGAGCCGGCCTTCAAATATAATGACATTCTCTCCACCACGCCCATCCGCTTTTTGCCCGTGGATGAGGAGATCCTGCAAAAGCTCGCCAGGGAGTTCGGCGGCGAGGTGACGGAATTTTCCGAAACGGCCTATGACGGCAAGGTGAAGGGCCTGCGCGGGCTCACCACGCACACGGAGCTCATCGTCAACGCGGATATGCCCGAAGATCTCGTCTACCGCATCACCAAGGCCATCATGGAACACCGGGACGACATCGCCACCGCTGTGCCGCTGTGGTCGACCCTGAATCTGGAGGACGCGCCCAACACCGCCGCGCCGCTCCATCCCGGGGCCGCCAGGTATTACCGCGAAAAGGGCGTTTTGAAATAA
- a CDS encoding tyrosine-type recombinase/integrase, protein MEFSAMPTLRKDRGNAWLARVIIDGKTVDTKFFPAGRPKGPEWMAARQWEIERKKEFLEGRRKIETPSGLELLSAWGERYLAFAERTMSHSTYVEKKTVMSALFAYCHQEGISDIAKLTKPMLYQFLSEVADERGSKRANVYRKNLLSAWNWGLESVEGFPQVLSPLERIKPFPATAGERYVPPEEDVIKVLQQAKGQDLVMLLAYYYTGARRSEIFRLSWERDVRLDTGRICLTDHKARDGKERARWLQLHPELHKALRWWHDARPCKVDNVFMQTQCNETMGQPFTQRNQLMPRLCAKAGVKPFGFHAMRHKAAAITFVGGGISAAQTLLGHYHATTTDRYVKSAGLYGNQEIIMSALSESGIGKAAEMLLEKEMPHG, encoded by the coding sequence ATGGAGTTTTCAGCGATGCCAACTCTGAGAAAAGATCGGGGAAATGCTTGGCTTGCCAGAGTCATCATAGACGGCAAAACAGTGGATACCAAGTTTTTCCCGGCGGGTCGGCCCAAAGGCCCGGAATGGATGGCCGCAAGGCAATGGGAGATAGAGAGGAAAAAGGAATTCCTGGAGGGACGGAGAAAAATTGAGACTCCCTCGGGCCTGGAGCTTCTCTCGGCTTGGGGAGAGCGTTATCTGGCTTTTGCGGAAAGAACCATGTCCCACTCCACCTATGTTGAGAAAAAAACGGTCATGAGTGCGCTGTTCGCGTATTGCCACCAAGAGGGCATTTCGGACATCGCCAAACTGACCAAGCCCATGCTCTATCAATTCCTTTCGGAGGTGGCTGATGAGCGGGGCTCCAAGCGGGCAAATGTCTATCGGAAGAATTTGCTGTCGGCGTGGAACTGGGGGTTGGAGAGTGTGGAGGGTTTTCCGCAAGTGCTGTCGCCTCTGGAGCGCATCAAGCCTTTTCCGGCAACGGCTGGCGAGCGTTACGTCCCGCCGGAGGAGGATGTGATAAAGGTCTTGCAGCAGGCCAAGGGGCAGGATTTGGTTATGTTGCTGGCCTATTATTACACTGGCGCGCGAAGGAGTGAAATCTTCCGTCTTTCATGGGAACGGGACGTGCGGTTGGACACTGGCCGCATATGTTTGACGGATCACAAAGCGCGTGACGGCAAGGAGCGTGCGCGGTGGCTGCAACTTCACCCTGAGCTGCACAAAGCCCTGCGCTGGTGGCATGATGCGAGGCCCTGCAAGGTGGACAATGTGTTCATGCAGACACAATGCAACGAGACGATGGGCCAGCCGTTTACGCAGCGGAACCAGCTTATGCCAAGGCTCTGCGCGAAAGCCGGAGTGAAGCCCTTTGGCTTTCACGCCATGCGGCACAAGGCGGCCGCCATCACGTTTGTGGGAGGCGGCATTTCCGCCGCTCAAACGCTCTTGGGGCATTATCACGCCACCACCACGGACAGATATGTGAAGAGCGCCGGTCTTTACGGCAATCAGGAAATCATCATGTCCGCGTTGAGCGAGAGCGGCATCGGGAAGGCGGCGGAAATGCTCTTGGAAAAAGAAATGCCCCACGGCTAA
- a CDS encoding TRAP transporter permease has translation MLTRQSLKPVAAAVAIVFTLFQIWFTSFGVLEGTQMRADFVAFVMVLIFLLKPPYTPKDGRPENPLVILCDLCCCVLAIAIAAYITLHTDGIMERMRYVDDIPETARWLGILAVVLTLEVTRRMTGWPLVIISLVFLAYAAWGDMLPSALKRMDISTDMIVECMYLSNEGLYGIPTSVACGTIFGFIMFGAFLEKSNMTNIFMDIACLLTRKSRGGPAKVAIFASGMFGTFSGSAVANVYGTGIFTIPLMKKVGYKPTFAGAVEAVASTGGQIMPPIMGAAAFILTDLANVPYLTVAKSALLPAILYYVSLWFMIHFEAVKSNLGFIDPELVPTRERVFRRLYYLLPIVVLITLMCMGRSVSFCANAATLSIPIIALFSSETRFTFKSFTQALVLSADNALMIGACCACAGIIIGVISLTGVGFKLMAAITDLAGNNLFILCVCLMVICIILGMGVPTAPAYIIVAALGAPALIKAGCLPIVAHMFCFYYAIISVVTPPVCQAAFAGAAIAKANAMKTGFVAAKLAVVAFVIPFMFVYAPALLAQGTAMEIAVAVITSIIGVIALAAGMQGWLLKKTSPVERLCLIIGGLCMILPGLSTDMAGIGLCLVVLLAQKLTGRPNLHLKERENA, from the coding sequence ATGCTCACAAGGCAAAGTCTGAAACCGGTGGCTGCTGCTGTTGCCATTGTATTTACCCTGTTCCAGATCTGGTTCACGAGCTTTGGCGTGTTGGAAGGGACGCAGATGCGGGCGGATTTTGTGGCCTTTGTCATGGTCCTCATCTTCCTGCTCAAGCCGCCCTATACGCCGAAAGACGGGCGGCCCGAAAACCCGCTGGTCATTCTCTGCGACCTCTGCTGTTGCGTGCTCGCCATCGCCATTGCGGCCTATATCACGCTGCATACCGACGGGATCATGGAGCGCATGCGCTATGTGGACGACATCCCCGAAACGGCGCGTTGGCTGGGTATCCTCGCCGTCGTCCTCACGCTGGAAGTGACGCGGCGCATGACGGGCTGGCCGCTGGTGATCATTTCGCTGGTCTTTCTGGCCTATGCCGCCTGGGGCGACATGCTGCCCTCGGCGCTGAAGCGCATGGATATTTCCACGGACATGATCGTGGAGTGCATGTACCTTTCCAACGAGGGATTGTACGGCATACCCACCTCGGTCGCGTGCGGCACCATTTTCGGCTTCATCATGTTCGGGGCTTTTCTCGAAAAGTCCAACATGACCAACATTTTCATGGACATCGCCTGTCTCCTGACCCGGAAATCCCGGGGCGGCCCGGCCAAGGTGGCCATTTTCGCGTCCGGCATGTTCGGCACCTTCTCCGGGTCGGCCGTGGCCAATGTGTACGGCACGGGCATCTTCACCATCCCGCTCATGAAGAAGGTCGGCTACAAGCCCACCTTCGCCGGCGCGGTGGAGGCCGTGGCCTCCACGGGGGGCCAGATCATGCCGCCCATCATGGGCGCGGCGGCCTTCATCCTGACCGACCTCGCCAACGTGCCCTATCTCACGGTGGCCAAGTCCGCGCTGCTGCCGGCCATCCTCTACTATGTGTCGCTCTGGTTCATGATCCATTTTGAGGCCGTGAAGTCCAACCTGGGCTTTATCGACCCCGAGCTCGTGCCCACGAGGGAGCGCGTGTTCCGGCGGCTCTATTATCTTTTGCCCATCGTGGTGCTCATCACGCTCATGTGCATGGGCCGCAGCGTGAGTTTCTGCGCCAATGCCGCCACGCTTTCCATCCCCATCATCGCGCTGTTCAGCTCCGAGACGCGCTTCACCTTCAAGAGCTTCACCCAGGCGCTCGTCCTCTCCGCCGACAACGCGCTGATGATCGGCGCCTGCTGCGCCTGCGCGGGTATCATCATCGGCGTCATCTCGCTCACCGGCGTGGGCTTCAAGCTCATGGCGGCCATCACCGACCTCGCGGGCAACAATCTCTTCATCCTCTGCGTCTGCCTCATGGTCATCTGCATCATCCTCGGCATGGGCGTGCCCACGGCCCCGGCCTACATCATCGTGGCGGCTCTGGGCGCGCCCGCGCTGATCAAGGCCGGCTGCCTGCCCATCGTGGCGCATATGTTCTGCTTCTATTACGCCATCATCTCGGTGGTCACGCCGCCGGTGTGCCAGGCGGCCTTCGCCGGAGCGGCCATAGCCAAGGCAAATGCCATGAAAACCGGCTTTGTGGCGGCCAAGCTGGCCGTGGTGGCCTTTGTCATTCCCTTCATGTTCGTCTATGCGCCCGCGCTTCTGGCGCAGGGCACGGCCATGGAAATCGCCGTGGCCGTCATCACCTCCATCATAGGCGTGATCGCCCTGGCCGCCGGGATGCAGGGCTGGCTGCTCAAAAAGACCTCGCCGGTGGAGAGGCTGTGCCTCATCATCGGCGGCCTGTGCATGATTTTGCCCGGCCTCTCCACGGATATGGCGGGCATCGGTCTCTGCCTCGTGGTGCTGCTGGCGCAAAAGCTGACCGGCAGGCCCAACCTTCACCTCAAGGAGCGGGAAAATGCGTAA
- a CDS encoding SDR family oxidoreductase, protein MKRDVAIVTGAATGIGLATAKLLGKKYLVAATWRSTPLAAADLEAIGGVGVQCDVGVYEDCHRLVEEAQKHGRVTALVHCAALNPTPAPSVEEMEPEFWDRILRNNLTSSFYLAKCVLPAFRAAGGGAIVFVSSTAGRNGFSTAGGAPGHAKTAYATSKAGIIAFTKGLAREVAADHIRVNCMAAGPIDTRMLPNREATEKRVPMGRIGTAEEAAVAIAFLLDDATYTTGCTLDVCGGQYMN, encoded by the coding sequence ATGAAGAGGGATGTGGCCATAGTGACCGGCGCGGCCACGGGCATCGGCCTCGCCACGGCGAAACTGCTCGGCAAAAAGTATCTAGTGGCGGCCACCTGGCGGAGCACGCCGCTTGCGGCGGCGGACCTTGAGGCCATCGGCGGCGTCGGCGTGCAATGCGACGTGGGCGTCTATGAGGACTGCCACCGCCTGGTGGAGGAGGCGCAAAAGCACGGCCGCGTCACCGCGCTCGTCCATTGCGCGGCGCTCAATCCCACGCCGGCGCCTTCGGTGGAGGAAATGGAGCCGGAATTCTGGGACCGCATCCTCCGCAACAATCTCACCAGTTCTTTTTACCTTGCGAAGTGCGTGCTTCCGGCCTTCCGGGCGGCAGGGGGCGGGGCCATCGTGTTCGTGAGCTCCACGGCCGGGCGCAACGGCTTTTCCACGGCGGGCGGCGCGCCGGGCCATGCCAAGACCGCCTATGCCACCAGCAAGGCGGGCATCATCGCCTTCACCAAGGGCCTCGCGCGCGAAGTGGCGGCGGACCATATCCGCGTCAACTGCATGGCCGCAGGGCCCATCGACACGCGGATGCTGCCCAACCGCGAGGCCACGGAAAAGCGGGTGCCCATGGGCCGCATCGGCACGGCGGAAGAGGCGGCCGTGGCCATCGCCTTCCTGCTGGACGACGCCACCTATACCACGGGCTGCACTCTGGACGTTTGCGGCGGCCAGTACATGAACTGA
- a CDS encoding DUF1778 domain-containing protein: MSRIDARIPLAVRETIDRAAAMQGRTRTDFLIEAALEKAERVIAEQAIIRLSMRDQELLAEALQKQESLEPTPFLKKLADEYEATVKSL, translated from the coding sequence ATGTCCCGTATTGATGCGAGGATTCCCCTTGCCGTCCGGGAAACCATTGACCGTGCCGCCGCCATGCAGGGGCGCACCCGCACGGATTTTCTGATTGAAGCGGCTCTCGAAAAAGCTGAACGGGTCATAGCCGAGCAGGCCATCATTCGCCTGAGTATGCGGGATCAGGAGCTTCTGGCCGAGGCATTGCAAAAACAAGAATCGCTGGAGCCAACACCGTTCCTCAAAAAGCTGGCGGATGAATATGAGGCTACGGTTAAAAGCTTATGA